CAGATCCTGGATTTTCCAAAGCAAAACATCATCTCCAGGGATAACGTTGTCATGGAGATAAACGCCATGCTCTACTTTCAGATCAGCGACCCCTTTAAGGCCATATACGAGATAAGCAACCTGCCGATGGCTCTGGAAAAGCTGACTCAGACCTCCCTCAGGAGCGTCATGGGCGAGATGGAGCTTGACGAGATCTTCAGCAAGAGGACCGAGATAAACGAGAGCCTGAGGACGACCCTTGACGAGGCCAGCGACGTATGGGGAGTCAAGGTCACCAGGGTCGAGATCCAGGATGTAAACCCTCCCGCATCGGTCCAGGAGGCCATGCAGAGGCAGATGGAGGCAGAGAGGACCAGACGAGCGGTCGTTACCGAGGCCAACGGCCAGCGTGACGCCGAGATCAACAGGGCTGAGGGAAAGAAGAGGGCCATAGAACTTGAGGCCGAGGGAATGGCCAACGCCAGGATAAGGCTTGCCCAGGCCGAGTCGGAGGCCATAGCCAAGATAGCCGAGGCCCTTTCGGTTCACACCGACGGAAGGGATCCCTCCTCCTACCTCATAGCCCTTAAGTATCTGGAGTCGTTGAAGGAGATGGCCTCTGGCGACAAGGCTAAGACGGTCTACCTTCCCTACGAGGCGTCGTCCATACTGAGCTCGGTGGGGGTCATGAAAGAACTATTTACTAAATAGATATAAGAAAGAGGGGCCTTTGCGTGCCCCTCTTTTTTATATTTTCTAGATTTCTAGGTTGATAAACGGAGAGAGCTGAGTATAATAAAAAGAATCAAAATACACTCAAGGAGGTCTAGTCGTGAAATTCACAAAAATGTTTTTGTCGTCTCTTGCGTTGCTCAGTCTCTCCGTCTCCTCGCTGTTTGCTGCCCCTTTGGATGATTTTCGACTCATGACGGAGGAATATCCGCCCTTCAACATGAAAGGTCCCGATGGGGTAGCCACCGGGATAGCGGTGGACGTGCTTATGGGAATGGTCGATAGAGTGGGTTCCTCCAAGAAGGCCGAGGACGTGGAAATCCTTCCCTGGGCCAGAGCCTACAACGAAGTTCAGACAACGCCTAAGACGTCCCTTTTCTGCATGACCAGATCGGAAGAGAGAGAGCCCCTTTTCGCCTGGGTCGGTCCGATCAGCCCCACCAGAGTGGTAGCCATGGCCCTTAAGAGTAAAGGCCTTAAAATATCCTCCGAGGAGAATTTGAGGGGCCTGGTGGCGGGAGTGATAAAGGACGATATAGGGGACCAGCTTGCGGCCAAGGCCAGGATAGAGAAGATAGACCGCACCGCTTGTAATGAACAGAACATAAAGAAGCTGGTCTCGGGCAGGATAGACATATGGATATACGAGGAAAGCGTCGCTCAATGGCAGATAAAGGACCTTGGCTACGCCCCCGATGATTTCGAGACCGTTTTCGTCCTGAGCAGCGGCGAGCTGGCTTACGCCTTTCACAAGGACACGGACCCCTCCGTCATAGAGCAGCTTCAAGCGG
The uncultured Dethiosulfovibrio sp. genome window above contains:
- a CDS encoding SPFH domain-containing protein, with the protein product MLYDVMWFVQNSMDSALLWLFVALALMILFSGIKIVPQAHRVVVERLGKFHKILTPGINFIFPILDKPKFIEWVFGRGFKRSSVMDMREQILDFPKQNIISRDNVVMEINAMLYFQISDPFKAIYEISNLPMALEKLTQTSLRSVMGEMELDEIFSKRTEINESLRTTLDEASDVWGVKVTRVEIQDVNPPASVQEAMQRQMEAERTRRAVVTEANGQRDAEINRAEGKKRAIELEAEGMANARIRLAQAESEAIAKIAEALSVHTDGRDPSSYLIALKYLESLKEMASGDKAKTVYLPYEASSILSSVGVMKELFTK
- a CDS encoding transporter substrate-binding domain-containing protein; this encodes MKFTKMFLSSLALLSLSVSSLFAAPLDDFRLMTEEYPPFNMKGPDGVATGIAVDVLMGMVDRVGSSKKAEDVEILPWARAYNEVQTTPKTSLFCMTRSEEREPLFAWVGPISPTRVVAMALKSKGLKISSEENLRGLVAGVIKDDIGDQLAAKARIEKIDRTACNEQNIKKLVSGRIDIWIYEESVAQWQIKDLGYAPDDFETVFVLSSGELAYAFHKDTDPSVIEQLQAALDGMKADDSYQAILDKYLK